GTATCGGTCCTTTCTGTTATTAGCATAACCATCACAAGGAACAGgtcacctcactacgtcccctttatataccgtcaaccatgacctcttggttaacgagcgcacccgctcctccagtccgcggatgccacaccgttaacctttctagatgtccgacttctgcctaaccctgggaatgaactgttgggccatccagtccagggttctctgttccctttactctgtgccctcacaggtcgggaaggagatctaacaccaagaatcattcgatctctgttaCACGCAGTTACACAGCAGTCAtcatgctgcttttttttttataggtacATGTAATGGAAGAAAAACTGAAGTCGGCAAACGTACAGCCCAGCGAATCGGAGAACTCTTTGTTCAGGCGGTACCAAGAGCTGTCCAGTCAGGCACAAGAAAAGGATGAGGTGATTCAGAGGCTGGAGGTGCAGTTGGAAAAGCAGGTATTAGCATAGAGAGCATCTACATGTGGGATAATGATCGCTCTACTGGGAACCTTATTGGATGAGAAAATCTGTGAGGTTTATAATAATCATCAATTATCTTTTAGGGGGAAAACTTCTGTTATCAACAAGTGTtaattagctttttttaaaaatgagtaagttatgcttatttattttacaacataAAGATGATTTATGTGCACCATTAACAATGGGTTAAGATCTGCTGAGTTTATGCTTTGTTGTGAATCAGTGTACAAGTGAGAGTGGGAGCATAAGAACTCATTTAAAAGAGGAAAATCTGGAAAATGACCATGATTTATTTTGCCTTAGAACCATCTGAGAGCACAGGAAGCAAAAATCATTGAAGAAAAAGCAGCGAAAATAAAGGAATGGGTGACCTTCAAACTACGAGAGGTAAGGCAGCTTCACTGTGTGCAAACCACAACGCACACCGGAAGGTCTGCTTAAGGTAAACCAAATATCCTGTGTATCAAATAATCAAAAAATTAAGTGAAACTAAGTTTTTGTGAGGCACagggatacattttaaaatgtatccctGTGCTGTTAAATATATATCATTATGAAAATTAAAGCCTTTTGTAATGGAGGATGGTGTATTTCGTCAGAGATAATGCTGCTTTCAGCTGTTTTTTGAGTGCATTAAACTACTATGCAATACAACAAAGTGGTATTGTTAAACTGAAGAGGAGACCAATCCTGTGTTTTATAGGTGTTGCagttttaatcattttattaaatCAGGAATGCTTTAAGAATATTAATTTGCTGTTGTCAATCCcatgtatttacagtacatttatttattttttagcttgaAATTGAAAACCACCAGCTAAAGCTTTCCAACTTAAAGCAGTCTGAACAGATCCAGGTTCTCCAGGACAAAATTCAGGGTAAACCAAACTCCTTTAATTACTGCAATAAATTAGAAGGGCATCTTAAGCTGCTTTGGTTGTTACATTTGACAGGAAGATAAAGCTCTTGTTATGTTTGTCTTCAGCGCTGCTGGAAGGTCCTGGGTCAACACTAGGGACAGGATCACCCCCATATGACAATCCAGCTGGGGTCACAGCCCTCTCCAGGCTGGTCTACTCCCCTGGCAGCCCCACAAGCCCCACAGCTGTTAAGGAGGGCAGGTGGCAGCATTCAGCACGCTTTTTACCGTCACCAACTCTAAACACCCAAGGTACTAAAAGGTTTATGGCTTGTAGGGTTGTCTTGTTCCCTCACATGAAAGGAGTTGCCTGTGAAATGTCTCAAAATTGTCTTTTGATAATATAATTAGATATAAAACAATCAACATTTTGTGTCAGGATTTGTtaggaagtaaacattttatGCAATGGTATAGCTGTgatgcagtttgttttgtttgtttggtacaCAGATTTGAAGAAAAAGGGGGCAGAAGTGTCTGAATCTCAACAGAGCTGCCCTACTTCACCTCTCGTCCTGGAGGGCTTTTCAACCCATGAAAACCATGACCCCCTCTCTAAGTCTCCATGTTCTGTGAGAAAGCAGACCAGCCCAGTTACCATGGTCACAGCAGAAGATGAGGTTCTGGTCAAGGCTAAAGATGTCCAAGCATCACCAAAGTCTGGTTCTTGCAGCCCTGAGGCCTCCCTCGAGCTAGTCACAAGGGGTTTTGGACCAGAGTTGCCAGAAGGTTTGATCCCAGAGGTGCAGCAGCAGTTGGAGGTTGTTCGGGATGCCCGTAGCCCCCCAGAGAAGAGATGTGTGAACCGATGCTTGGAGCGCGACAATTCCTTTGATGAACTGAACAGCAATAACCTCCACTGCTCTTCATCACCCAGCAAGGCCAACATGCCAAGCCTCATCGTCATCCCGGCACTCACCCCCAAACACTCTATCCCTTCCCTGCAGCCTGCTTTCCCCTCAGCTGCTCCCTCTGGGACCAGCATGACCTTGCCAAAGGTGAGGACACCACTCACACCCAGGGACAGCATCCAGTTGGCCAAAAAGCACTATAGCCAGCCACAGCCGGGGGCTGACCGCCTACATCATATCAATGTCAGCATTGACATCAGCTCCTTCAAACCAATCGCCCTGCCCCCACAGTGCACCCTAGAGGTGGAGGAGACTGACATCGACGAGGTTCCTGATAAAATGGACATGGAGGATTGTGAGCAGGGGCCGAGGGAGGAAAGAATCTCCTTCATCCCACTCCCAGAGGAGCTGGAGTTCTTTGATGTGGACGTCAAGCCACCcactcctcctctgcacaggTTCCCATCTTGGGTGAGTTCTTGGAAAGTCGTTCGGAAAAGTTTGCTCAGCCAAGCCTAAGGagtaaaacatttttacacaacattGACCATCATTTATAAgtttataataatgtatttagaAGTTATACAGTGGTGCGGCGCTACCAGTCCAGGTATTTGTTTCAGCCAcatttgttaaatattaaatttaACAAAATACATCCCTGACAAGGCCAGACAGTGCACTCTGCTATAAAGTTCTTGAGTGTTGGTTGTTTCAACTTAAACTGATTAAATCAATTTCCTAGctctgtgttttattaatgaaaagcatattttacagtaggctGGACTCATGCACTAATAGGAAGCAAAATAACTGATGTCATtttctttgtgtaaaaataacCAAGGACAATTTTCTTGTTTGTGGGATTAGGTTATAATTAGGGATAACGTTAGTGTAGCCTTGGATTTGGTAAcgcctatgtgtgtgtgtagatagatagagatGTGCAGAGCAGAGAGCTTTGAGAAACAATTACAGTATCCCCTTTAAATCTCATTTTTAAATAGTTGATGGATAACTTCAGCTTTACCTTGGATACATTGTGGAGTAATGTCGATCAAACAATAATCTAGTCATCGGTTGTGTAACAGTATATTTGGATGTATGTTAATATAAAGATTGGGTGTGTGCGCACTTCAGGAGAGTCGTATCTATGCTGTTGCAAAGTCTGGGATGAGGCTGTCTGAGGTGACTTTCGGAACGGGATCTCCCAGTAGAGGTAAGGAATACATGACACTTTTTGGGTTCTTTTGGTCCTATACTGTAAGATATCATGTGTGTAGGGTGTGTCTTACTGTATAAGAGCTGTCATCTCGTGCAGTGCgagttctggctgctcaaactgcgAAATGACTctcatacaataagagacaccctacacatgtcGTATTAactttattataaatcacacacatgACGATTTATACTCtggaatagctttaaaaaaaaatatatatatatatatatatatatatatatatatatatatatatatatatatatatatatatatatataatttatatttatttttgtaaaaacagtTTATCCTCACATTTCCCCTGTGAAATGGTTCAGTCCATAATCAACTGCCCCAGTCCTTGAATATTTAGTGTGGGCATGCAGGTGTTGTGTCGTGGGTGAGACTATTTGTTAAAAGCATAAGTGCTTTTCCATTTGCAATTTTGGTCATATTTTCTTTAGAGAAACTAGTCaagttcataaaaatgtaaagaaagcGTTAAGTTAATAGGATGATCtattttacaaaaggtaccaggggtgtgttttttgttttgattttcgaACATTGGTTATAGCTGCTTCAACAAAAACTGTGAGAAAGATATGTTCTGCAATAATTGTATGCTTAAACAGCTTAAATTGCCAAAAATACCAACTATCTTTATTTCGGCTTTTATTTGATACTTCTTTAAAGCTGCTTATGCGGACGCTTGCTTGTTGGGCAACTACACATAGTACAGTACTGTGTTCATATGCACGTGTGTGTGCTGTGAAGTCTGCATTAGCAGCAAACTCCTAAGTGGCATACTTCTACGCTTTTTGACACCAGtttgtcctgtttttatttcagtatttttgaaGTCTGACCACTCCAGGGGATATTTCCTCTTGTCACACTCTTGTCTCTGGTTGCTTTTCCCAGCCTGCAGCTAGTGTAGCTTCTATATCCTAGAAGAGTGAGGCCTATCGACGTTTCCCACTTCAGCTGGAGGTCACCACCTGAACAGGTGTGACCAGTTCCAAGCTGATTTTCCCATTAGTGTGCTTTAGaggaaacagcattttaatcctGTGACAGATGGCATCTGGTTGTCTTATAATGTAgtcaattcaaaatactgttgTACAATGTTAACATTTTCCATCAGTAATCTGCAATAAAATATCACTAACCATGATTATCACCCAGTCAGATAGGTATAGTTTTACACTAATAAACAGTGTTCCAAAGCACATGGACATGCAAGACAATACTGGTTTATGGGTCCATATTGCACTCATTCAATAATAAACTCATAAACAATATCAATTTGCATGTGGAACAGCCAAGGTCAAAGCCATTCAACTACATGTATATGCTGTATATGTTCTTGTCTACCATGAAGGCTACTTCTAAAACTGAAACACAAGATGTTTCTCAGTCTATAACATTGTTGTAGCTGTTGATGTAATACTACGTTAAGGTGAGGCTAATAAAttgatatttttgcagtttccaaTTTGCCGTTGTATCCAGCCGCAGGCCCCTTCACCCATCTCATCTACAAGAATGTCACCGTGCCTGTGTACACCACACTCAAAGGGGTAAGAAACCTTCAATCTCGTATACAGTAGGTGTAAGAGCATTAAAATGTCATTGATGGATTCTCCCTGGAATATGCAGGTTGCTGTGGCagagatggctgcaggggtgatgtcagaccagggaaatgaaacaataacataGAATGTACGGGGCAAACTGAGGCGCAAgggcgctcagctttttattaatgaaacaaaaacaaacacaaaataaagggcacattggccaaagtaaacactaacaaatctgtTATACAAACGAGTACCTTGGTTCTCTttctggtagcattcgctctcctCTCCTAACGCTCTCctccagacaaaggatttctcctcgcttttatagtttgtggctggaGCCAAATTTatccaataattaacaattatataattaaggttccagccacattctcacatgtattttggcagggaggaatttaaccccctccctgccgatccaaactAAACAATACTATATAGCGGACAGCTTTCATCCGCCCgcatataaacaaatacaattactactactactaataataataatgcaatacaaataatataaatgaacattacatacatacataaataatttaatatacaaggggtgggcaccccgtcacagttGCTTATATATATGTTGCTATGTAGTGAATGACAGGTAagagttttttttgttagttacaaGCACTTTCTGTGGCTGCAGTCTCTTTGTTCTATAGGCTCTTCCAGGTTAATGgtgagtaagaaaaaaaaaaaaaaaaaccttaccttCCTTTCCACTGGAATATTCTTTGCTTTGGTTGGTTTTATCTACTGGTTTGCCACTGCCTTCCTATTTTGAGGGTTTCCTTTCTAAAATATCCATATGTTCCCCCTCCTTCCAGTATATCTGCCTTAATGCCGGTATTCGTATGATCTTAAGCGGGTTCCAAAGTCCTTGCTGCCTGTTTATAGTTACTATACCTCCGGCATCACCTGCTACAGTATTTTGTCCCCCTCCCATTCATTAGGGTGTTTTGTCATTTGGACCAGGTTGTcatgtgtgtggtgttttttttattgccatgTTTGCTCATTTCCAGAAGGCGACTCAGATCAGCAACATCCCCTTCCCAGACGAGTCCTCGGGCTCTGAGGATGACACCAGCTCTCTGGCCAGCCTCCGTACCTCCACCCTTGGACCCGAAACAAAGAAGAGCAGCACGCCAGGCAGCCCACGGGCCACCAAGAGAGGCGAGTGGCGCCATCAAGTGGTTTTAGAGGGTCAACACTGATGAACACAATAGCTGAACCTTAGAAATCCCCAAGCtgagttgtttttaattaaaaaaaataaataaataaagcattattgcagtttttcttttcttatttaaacaaaatagctgcttatgatcatttatttatttttggtcggTGTTAAATTTATAAAGTGATAAACTGCAGAAATACATTGTTTGTTAGCAATAGAAAAGACTGATAGCTGCATGGAGTCCATCCCTGGAGTGTAGACATGTTCATGATATCCAGTCAAGGTGCTACATTGGATTATGTAAAAGGATAGAATCTACTGTACAAATGCAGTATAGAAAATGTGAACATTCTGACATCAAGAATCTTTAGAAAAAAAGTGGTTCTTGTCTGGCTATTGTGACATATAAATATTCTCAAAATGCAGTTACAGTTAAATGAAAGTTCAATGATAAAGCAGACCATCCAAGTAAGAATCATTAACATTTAAACAGAGATCTTTCTTATTTTGTGTCTGTAACGATGCAGGGGTGTCCATGTCCTCTGTGAGCTCAGAGAGTGACTATGCTATCCCCCCAGACGCCTATTCTATCGACAGCAATTACTCTGAACCGGAACACAAACTGCTGCGGACTTCCACCTACTCCTGTGAGAGTAACACTGCCGTGAGTGCGCCAAGCTCCTACATCTGATTATGTCAAGCCAAGTCTGTATGGGTTTAATGTCTTTGTCTGTTTCTTTGTCTTGGTTCCTAATTGTTTTAACTTATTTATTGCAGGAGCCGCTGGAGAAATCTGGGTACTTGTTAAAAATGGGTAGCCAGGTAAAAGCATGGAAACGGCGCTGGTTCGTTTTGAGGAACAGAGAAATCTTGTACTACAAATCCCCTGTAAGTGGCCATCATACAGCGAGTAACTAGACATTTACTTTCAGTTTTTATTCCTGGtaggatttgtttgtttgtaacccgcttcaggatatatatatatatatatatatatatatatatatatatatatatatatatataattatatatatagcctttTACAGTGGTGGCCTTAACCTCTTAACCACAAATACATTTGCGGGTACATGCTGTATGGTGCTGCACAAAGATACagacactatacactatacagacactgtgtgttAAGTTTGATTTATTTGCTGCTTACACACAGCCCGCAGGGGGAGTAATGTAGCAAACCGCTCTGCTGCTAATAGCTTTATCCGAGCACCCTGTACcacctttgtgtttttttttggtttgtttgtgtttcagaGTGATGTCATCCGCAAGCCCCAGGGGCAGATTGAGCTCAATTCATCCTGTCGTATCGCTCGTGGTGAAGGGGCACAAACCTTCCAGGTGAGGGTGCGTTCCATACGCTATGCTTCATACACACCCATAACTAACCATGTACAACAgacaaaataaactgtaacaaGGGAGTTCAAGCATTATAAATCATTCATGGTAAAACACttgacagttttgtttttagGCCCTAACAATACATTAATACATGGCTATTTAATAAACATATAAAACAACCTGAAGGTTTCACTAGTAATCTGTActagaaaatatattaaacaattaaaatgttcaataattatagatgcatttttttgtatatcgATTAATCTTTAAATGAAATTGCCATCTGAATAAATACAATAGTActaatttaattcaatttaatCTCTTAATTGAATTCCCACTTTGAATTgataagtttaaaacaaaaagccGCAAGTCCTGCTGTGTCTGTTCTTTTCCCTTAATCCCTCTTTATCCTGGCTCAGCTCATTACAGAAAAGAAGACCTATTACCTGACAGCTGACTCCCCCAACATTCTGGAAGAGTGGATCCGTGTTTTACAAAACATCCTCAAGGTGCAGGCCGCCAGCCTCGTTGTCACGGAGACCACCGCCAAGCCCACCGTCAGAGGCTGGCTCACCAAAGTAATATCTAGATGCTTGTTAAATGGTGGTTGCagtggtttgtttttataaattagttttgttttctcctgctgttTCTTTTCATCTTACCAAAGgaaaaacttttttgtttgtttgttacattCGTACATTTGCTCATATATATTGAATCTAATGCTGCAGTTCCTGGTCTGATACTCAGCTGTTGCTAAGTGATTTTTTGGTAGGAATTGTTTTTAAACTTGTAAAAATTCCTAATCTTCACAACACATGCCTAGCGCTTCAGCTCAAAAAACCATACACCAGTAGAAGAGAGTTAGCTTTCAGATTTGAGCCAGGCCTTGAGGTAGCCAGCGAAGTGCAAGTGATGTGTCCGTGACAGCTTACTGACGGGAACTATTCACCAGCGTATCCCACCCAGCAAGGTTTCATAGTGAAATATCTCAGGGAAAATGATTTattatcccccactggggatgcCTGTATGGATAaaggaggtgtctgtctgtcataTGTTCTGTATCCATCTACGTGTGTCACACTTGCACATACAGTGCATGTAGGTAATGTTGACCTACTCTGTCATGATAATATTGTCTCTaactttgtttttacagtgtgaCAGGGAATGCTGATAAATGATTGTGGTGATTTTTTTGATGATTTTAAGTGACCGCAGTGACTTTACTGGTAAAGCTAATTGTAAATGGTGCGGTATTTCCGTTCTCTCTCAGGTCAAACACGGCCACTCCAAACTAGTTTGGTGTTCTTTAATTGGGAAGGTGTTCTTCTATTACCGCAATCAGGATGACAAGGTAAGACGCTCATTCTTTTATCATCTCCGCACAATGTGTGTGATTTGTTATGTATACATATAATCACTGTATTACAATGTTTCTATTGTAGACATGGTTTTAGAAGGCCACTGCGAAATACTGAGAAGCTTTACAGAAATTGCATAACAATGAAATGGttgcacaaaacaacaaaacactttaaGATCTTGTCATTCACAGTGAGATGTGTTTATCTGCTGTTATGGCTATATTtgagtgtactgtacagtatgtatgcctCTGCTTGTACAGCTGTGTGAGTATGTGTTTGTTGACCACTTATAAATTGCTTCTGAAATTCTGTGGAAATGCCAACACATCTTAGcctttgtacatttaaaaaaaaaaaaaaaaaaatctacaaataaGTGTTCCGGTACTTCATGCTTGTCTCTGCCTGCCCCACTGCAGTTCCCGCTGGGTCAGCTGCGTGTGCATGAGGCGAGGGTGCAGGAGGTGGACCGCTCCTGCGACTCGGATGAGGACTACGAGGCGGGAGGGAGGGGCTTCCTGTCCTCCCACTGCACCCTGGCTGTCTACCCCAAGGAGCAGAGCCCCACCTATCTGCTCATCGGGACCAAACAGGAGAAGGTAAGGTTGCTTGGCAACCATCCCTCATGGAAACACACTATGCAATTTTTAATATCCCACAAAGTGGctttaaaaataagtaatattacaacctttttattttttgaatgtgCATAATTTGTTCAAATTTATTCGCGTTGAGAGGAGGGGGTGATTGTTCCATTTCCAAGGGGGTAGTCTTCtgttattttgatattttacAAAATCGAAATGGTGATCAATACCTTAGTGATACACATGCCTTCGCTCACAGGGATACAAAGATTCTTAATGaaattttaaatctgttttgctTACATTTATCTGTACTAAACTGTATATCAGTAATTGAATGTGATTTGGTTGTAAAATGTCATGACATGCCTCCTCTCCGCCCCCAAGGACACATGGTTGTACCACCTGACTGTGGCAGCTGGCAGTAGTGGCGGATCTAAAGTGGGCACAGAATACGAGCAACTGATTGGCAAACTGCTGGACCAGGAAGGGGATCCAGGTGAGCGCATCTATCAATAGACACTTGCAACTACAGTAGTGCCTTCGTTAGGGATCGATTTTGAGAATACCTACTGACAATAGGTGGCATTCCCTGTAGTGACATAATGGCAAAAGCAAATGCATTATGCCACTCTGTGTAGGCTATGGCAATGGCTGGTTCTCATTTTGAATTAAGTTCTGCTTTTACACATATGCATGCTTCATTATCAGATGTTGTTTTCTGTTCATGgttgtttatgtacatgtatGAACCATCTTCATTTCCAAGTACCTTCCTTATTGGTGTCTTATATTCCCTTTTTAATGGCAGGGATGTATGAAACACAATTGTGAATATTACTGGTGTATATGGCTATTTTGAGTATTGGATCTGTACATAGTACAGTATAGTCATAATCGTGTTCAGAGTAAGTCACTGAAACTAGTAAATTGCTTTTACTCACAGGTTCCCCCTTGTGGACTCATCTCATACTATGTTACAGTAAAGATGGACTCCTCGCTCCCCTCACCACCCTGCCTTCACAGGCTCTGCAGACTGAGGCACTCAAGCTCTTCAAGGTCATTCCTTCAGAATAGTgaaaacaaaacctttatttaatgGAACAGGCTACTTCAAACTAATACATGCAAACTgaaagctttctttaacctactgtGGTATGGTAACAGAtatcattatttttgttttgttaaatgttggctataactgcacatttgtggaattatttcattaactTTACCAAATGTAAGTTTAGATTTATCCTTTAGTTCATACAGGAATTTTAACTTGGATCACTCCCTGCAGTGATAATATATAGTTGCGATAAATCCTATCTGAATTTAAAAATGTTGAAACTTCCCTGTTAAGTTGGAGAAATATCAGGCTGTACAAACACATAATTTTTAGATAGGCTAACAGTGTGGGCCTCTGGCGGTGAGGTAGTGTCTGACAGCTTGTTGGTCGTCAAGCCTTGCAGCATGGGTTGAGATACGAAAACTGAGGTCTTGTTCTCTGACTGAAACAGACTTGCTGGCAGACTCCATAGGGACTGAGGGAACATGAACCTGCCCTAGAAACTGGGGAAGAGATATCATTCACAGACAGAACTGACTACCTGCCAGACACTAGCAGATTTAAACTGCTTGTGTCAATTGACCGTATGGGTTGTGCCTGTTTTGAAATGCTAGACCTACTTAATGTTCCTGGTATTTATGTTCTATTAATATAACAATATAACTTCTCttactgcattaaacaaatgcaGGCCCTTGGCACATAAAAATAGAGGGGGCAGCAATGGAGTATTATCAACAGTGCTCATCCTAGAGTGGATTATTGCAATTACAGTAGTCTGGCtgagagaacacccctcgggaagcaagcgaagtcttctttaagacagagttgaccaccagacagaATATGCCAAGGCCAGTCatgatatgaatcaataaataaatgtatttacgcatatgcatcaacatatgaaatgaacaaaataaatatgagAAAAGCAACAGGCAAGTGTAATGTTAATAAacctaaaataataaatgaatttgagtttgatgatgatgttatcaggttacaaaactgtactgtatcagttttgaatcggTTAGCAACTAATTGCTattggtgccaaaaaggtgttttGATAAGCGAAGTTCCTTTTGGCAGAGCATTTGCAATGAGAAAAATCAATTTTACCACAAGGTTGTTCTCTAAGCTGAAGTGTtatcttaggaggtgttcctattcGCGGAGACTACAGTATAACAAGGAAAGTACAATATCaaaaaagttataataataataaggtagatattgttgaaaatgtagctgaCTTGCTACAACTTGTCAGAAGTCTAGATGAAATTGGCTAATTTTACATAACAAGGAAACAACTCCGCTCCTACTGTTTAGTTTAGGACATACTGACATCTGCTGGAAGTAATCAGTAAACAACTATATTGAAGCTTACTCTACAGCGTTTTTTGATTGGGCCTTTGTCCATGAGCAAAAAATGAATGGTCgcactttaaaataagtgacttttcaTGATAAATGATCTTGGTGTGAAGAATGATTTATTATTGAGGCACTTTATTTGTACCAAAACTACTATGTCATAGGTATGTGTGTCATGCAGTATATGGGATCTGTTTGGATAggcattttaaaaccagttttttGGTCTTGTTTCTTCCTTCACAGTCATGCCAGCTTTTCATCAATGTCCTGGTTGAGTCTTCATCCATCGACTACCACATGTCTCTGGCCCAGAATGCTTTGCAGGTGTGCCTAACCCACCCTGAGCTACAGAACGAGATCTACTGTCAGCTGATTAAACAAACCTGCTGCAGACAGCCACGTAACTACTCCCTCATCCAGGTAAGAGACATTCACTGTGAGTCTAACGTCAGAACCGCTCTCCCACTGTTAAACAGACTAATTGTGGCAATGAATTCAAACTGTCCCCTCTATAACCTAACCCCTGCATATTTTCtccgttttttttttaggtcattttgatgtatttttgtaatatgaaAAAGTATAAATACTATTTGGGATTCTGCATTTACCCATTACAAATATGTGTCTGTTAACCTCTGAATTAATGTTGGATCATACCAAGCAGCAACAAGTTGCTGTGCAAGTTAGACCACCAAGTTATTAAGTGAGGAGGGAAAAATATCTTGAAGACTGTTGACAAAGTGCTCAGAATAAGAAAATCAAATTTGATTTG
The Acipenser ruthenus chromosome 18, fAciRut3.2 maternal haplotype, whole genome shotgun sequence DNA segment above includes these coding regions:
- the LOC117397050 gene encoding pleckstrin homology domain-containing family H member 1-like isoform X2; this encodes MHSTGEQGCNYGKVLMRISRRGNTLKMQELELRVTEADQRAEKAEKQVHVMEEKLKSANVQPSESENSLFRRYQELSSQAQEKDEVIQRLEVQLEKQNHLRAQEAKIIEEKAAKIKEWVTFKLRELEIENHQLKLSNLKQSEQIQVLQDKIQALLEGPGSTLGTGSPPYDNPAGVTALSRLVYSPGSPTSPTAVKEGRWQHSARFLPSPTLNTQDLKKKGAEVSESQQSCPTSPLVLEGFSTHENHDPLSKSPCSVRKQTSPVTMVTAEDEVLVKAKDVQASPKSGSCSPEASLELVTRGFGPELPEGLIPEVQQQLEVVRDARSPPEKRCVNRCLERDNSFDELNSNNLHCSSSPSKANMPSLIVIPALTPKHSIPSLQPAFPSAAPSGTSMTLPKVRTPLTPRDSIQLAKKHYSQPQPGADRLHHINVSIDISSFKPIALPPQCTLEVEETDIDEVPDKMDMEDCEQGPREERISFIPLPEELEFFDVDVKPPTPPLHRFPSWESRIYAVAKSGMRLSEVTFGTGSPSRVSNLPLYPAAGPFTHLIYKNVTVPVYTTLKGKATQISNIPFPDESSGSEDDTSSLASLRTSTLGPETKKSSTPGSPRATKRGVSMSSVSSESDYAIPPDAYSIDSNYSEPEHKLLRTSTYSCESNTAEPLEKSGYLLKMGSQVKAWKRRWFVLRNREILYYKSPSDVIRKPQGQIELNSSCRIARGEGAQTFQLITEKKTYYLTADSPNILEEWIRVLQNILKVQAASLVVTETTAKPTVRGWLTKVKHGHSKLVWCSLIGKVFFYYRNQDDKFPLGQLRVHEARVQEVDRSCDSDEDYEAGGRGFLSSHCTLAVYPKEQSPTYLLIGTKQEKDTWLYHLTVAAGSSGGSKVGTEYEQLIGKLLDQEGDPGSPLWTHLILCYSKDGLLAPLTTLPSQALQTEALKLFKSCQLFINVLVESSSIDYHMSLAQNALQVCLTHPELQNEIYCQLIKQTCCRQPRNYSLIQCWQLLSLCVTLFLPQHRFLWYLKLYLQRHADPRNEVGKYIIYCQRSVERTLQNGDREAKPSRMEIMSILLRNPYHHSLPFSIPVHFMNGTYQVVGFDGSTTVDEFLNTLNQETGMRKPVLSGFALFTDDPPGKDLEHCLQGNVKICDVISKWEQSLKELHPGKYEGTRIVRLTYKSRMCFRAQAKRETERERLLLAYQINDDVVHGRFPVNKELALEVAALMAQVEYGDLDRPVASSPGGTSQAKMQLLLLQALEKFYPKRYKQDSTPEQLRRHADRVATKWMVLRGCSAAECVRIYLTVARKWSLFGAKLFTVKPVPPSPLEEAPTWLAVGEDGVSVLEHNTMRLVMTYPYQSVMTFGGCCDDFMIVVSQPKDRSSGKRTVEKLVFAMAKPKILEITLLIASYINYWTNNLLSSCPHSPDPGSHLGTMSEKKLWDIDSRHFPSMTRTTKGPTLL